A stretch of Deltaproteobacteria bacterium DNA encodes these proteins:
- a CDS encoding DUF4177 domain-containing protein, translating into MLEYKVIELTTVTDEEIEKAVNEKVKEGWNLDGINFAMRESSKRPSMAFILFTREGKE; encoded by the coding sequence ATGCTCGAATACAAAGTAATTGAGCTAACCACAGTAACTGACGAGGAAATAGAAAAGGCCGTAAACGAAAAGGTCAAAGAGGGCTGGAACCTTGACGGCATAAACTTCGCGATGCGGGAATCCTCGAAGCGTCCGTCAATGGCCTTCATTCTTTTTACAAGGGAAGGAAAAGAGTAG